The following DNA comes from Cellulophaga sp. HaHa_2_95.
CAATGAAACCAACGTTAGGTATGTTAATGACGTTCTGTTCCGATATGACACCGAAAAGAAAAACAACCAAATTGAAGCACTTGCGCGTGAGAACGAACTGGTAAGACTCAAGTTGAGAAAAAACGAAAACACCTTATTAATAAGTACACTCTTACTTGCCCTTACCTCATTAATACTTTATATCTTATACCGCCAATTTCAGCTCAAAAATGAAAAAAAACTACTGACTTTGGAGCAAAGTATGCTTCGAAGTCAAATGAACCCCCACTTTTTATTTAATTCGCTAAACTCCATTAAACTTTATATTATCAACAATGAAAAGAAAAATGCAGTTTACTATCTTAATAAGTTTTCTAAATTAGTACGTAAGATACTAGAAGCGTCTTCCTTAAAAGAAATATCATTGGCCGAAGAACTAGAGACCATTGAACTCTATATGAATATTGAAAATATTAGATTCTCTAACGAGATAGATTTTCAAATAAAAATAGACGATGGCATTGATTCTAACGACATTAAAATACCCTCTTTAATCCTGCAACCCTTTTTAGAAAATGCCATATGGCACGGGCTTTCTACTAGAGAAGAAAACAAGAGCATTATTATCGAAATAAAACAAGAGAATGATTATTTCACTACCATAGCGATAACCGACAACGGTATAGGGCGGGCTGCCGCAGAAGTAATAAAAGAGAATAAAGTGCTCAAAAGAAAATCTATAGGTATCGATATAACAAAAGAGCGTTTAGCCAATTTCTCTAAAGACTTCCAGAATACTTTTGAAGTTCAGATTATTGACCTTTATGATGACAAAAAAAATCCTGCCGGCACCAAGGTCATTGTTTCCATACCTACTATTTAGTATGTTCTGATGCTGCAAGTTCTAGGTCCGCATACCATTGTTCTCCAAATTTTCGAATTAAAGCTTCTTTCAAGAATTTATAGACAGGCACTTTTAATTCTTCCCCTAAAGAACAAGCAGGGTCACAAATATGCCATTTATGATAATTTACAGCCGTAAACTCCGTATACTCACGGATACGCACTGGATACATATGACAAGAAACTGGCTTCTTCCAATCAGTAACCCCTGCATTATACGCATCTTCTAAACCACATTTAGCGGTTCCGTTATCTGAAAAAACAACATAAGCACACTCGCTACCATTTACCAATGGAGTTTCCCATTCACCATCTTCACCTTTTACAAAAGCACCTTCTTCTTCAATGACAGCAATACCTTCTGCCCTTAAAAAAGGTTTCACTTTTTGATAAATATCAACCAGTATTTCGGTTTCCTTGTCTTCTAGCGGTGCACCAGCGTCACCATCCACACAACAAGCACCTTTACAAGCGGTCAGATTACAAACAAAATCGTTATCTATTATTTCTTCAGAGACTAAAGTTTTTCCTATTTGAAACATAACTGTATTTAAAAGCTCAAAGATACCCTTATCTTGATTTATTTTGTATTAAAACGGCTAATACTTGATTTAAACCGTAAATTTGCGCATATTTTTAAGTTATGGAATTTCATTTCGATTTTAAAGAAATTGCTACAGCAACAATGGTTTTGTTTGCTGTAATCGACATTTTAGGAAGCATCCCTATTATTATAGGCTTACGAAATAAAGTAGGACATATACAATCTGAGAAAGCCTCTATTGTTGCGGCTATTATCATGGTAGCTTTTCTTTTTATTGGAGATGAGATCCTAAACTTAATTGGAATAGACGTAAACTCCTTCGCCGTTGCTGGTTCTTTCATTATCTTCTTTCTAGCTATAGAAATGATTTTAGGGATTACACTTTACCGTGATGATGCTCCAGAGAGTGCTTCTATCGTACCTATTGCTTTTCCGTTAATAGCAGGTGCAGGTACTATGACGTCTATTTTATCATTACGTGCAGAATATTTTGTAGAGAACATCATTGTTGCTATTATCATCAACATTATCTTTGTATACTTAGTTTTAAAATCTTCTAAGAGAATTGAAAAACTACTAGGACAAACAGGATTAAGTGTCATCAGAAAAGTTTTTGGTGTTATCTTACTGGCCATTGCCGTTAAATTATTCGCAGCGAATATTAATGAACTTTTTTAAATAATTTTCAAAATTCTGAAACATGACTAAAATCGTAAGTATTGTATTGATCG
Coding sequences within:
- a CDS encoding MarC family protein, whose translation is MEFHFDFKEIATATMVLFAVIDILGSIPIIIGLRNKVGHIQSEKASIVAAIIMVAFLFIGDEILNLIGIDVNSFAVAGSFIIFFLAIEMILGITLYRDDAPESASIVPIAFPLIAGAGTMTSILSLRAEYFVENIIVAIIINIIFVYLVLKSSKRIEKLLGQTGLSVIRKVFGVILLAIAVKLFAANINELF
- a CDS encoding DUF3109 family protein produces the protein MFQIGKTLVSEEIIDNDFVCNLTACKGACCVDGDAGAPLEDKETEILVDIYQKVKPFLRAEGIAVIEEEGAFVKGEDGEWETPLVNGSECAYVVFSDNGTAKCGLEDAYNAGVTDWKKPVSCHMYPVRIREYTEFTAVNYHKWHICDPACSLGEELKVPVYKFLKEALIRKFGEQWYADLELAASEHTK